From Fluviispira vulneris, a single genomic window includes:
- a CDS encoding AAA family ATPase codes for MIIADKKEKGLLSERLRPSLAKQNYLLGSAKKIWERDLQQWRNSHKFHIILWGPPGSGKTTLARMLGEDSGIPFVTLSAVRDGVKEIKNAVEKHPGALIFIDEIHRLSRNQQDILLPILEYSEAWIIGATTESPTTELSPPILSRVRSIYISPLNEQEISQGLLHGYDFLKNNDNDFQNKFVDEIKVKEQFIPKISQMSGGDLRFALNLFENIIYCNNEEEENDIFKNSLKAFTNKNHYDFISAMIKSMRGSDPDAALFYAITALDKGEDPIFIARRCVIFASEDVGNADPQALSLAVNAYKAIECVGMPEGRIPLAQVVTYLASTMKSNKAYLAIERVRKWRIQAEENGYSLQPPNEITIKGKNQYKYPHNFENSFVYFDYLPKEISRIKQKERVAAYLPSDYGTELRLKNRLAELWKKPSKIDNF; via the coding sequence ATGATAATCGCTGATAAAAAAGAAAAAGGACTTTTGTCTGAAAGATTAAGACCATCATTAGCAAAACAAAATTATTTATTAGGTTCTGCAAAAAAAATTTGGGAGCGAGATCTTCAGCAATGGCGTAATTCACACAAATTCCATATTATATTATGGGGACCTCCTGGCTCTGGAAAGACCACTTTAGCTCGTATGCTTGGTGAAGATTCTGGCATTCCCTTTGTTACCTTATCAGCCGTGCGTGATGGGGTAAAAGAGATAAAAAATGCTGTTGAAAAACACCCAGGTGCTCTTATTTTTATAGATGAAATACATCGCCTCAGTCGAAATCAACAAGATATTCTTCTCCCTATTCTTGAATATTCTGAAGCTTGGATCATCGGAGCGACTACAGAATCCCCTACAACGGAACTTTCTCCGCCTATTTTAAGCCGGGTAAGAAGTATTTATATCTCACCATTAAACGAACAAGAAATCTCTCAAGGTTTATTGCATGGATACGATTTCCTAAAAAATAATGATAACGATTTTCAGAATAAATTTGTTGATGAAATTAAAGTAAAGGAACAATTTATCCCAAAAATTTCGCAAATGAGCGGGGGTGATTTGCGCTTTGCCTTAAACTTATTTGAGAATATTATATATTGTAATAATGAAGAAGAAGAAAATGATATATTTAAAAACTCTTTAAAAGCATTTACGAATAAAAATCATTACGATTTTATCAGCGCTATGATTAAAAGTATGCGCGGAAGTGATCCTGACGCAGCTCTATTTTATGCTATTACAGCACTTGATAAAGGAGAAGATCCTATTTTTATCGCCAGACGCTGTGTGATTTTTGCCAGTGAAGATGTTGGCAATGCAGATCCACAGGCACTTTCTTTAGCAGTAAATGCATACAAAGCTATTGAATGTGTAGGCATGCCTGAAGGCAGAATTCCTTTGGCTCAAGTTGTTACTTATTTAGCAAGTACAATGAAAAGTAACAAAGCATATCTTGCAATCGAAAGAGTGAGAAAATGGCGTATTCAAGCAGAAGAAAATGGTTATTCATTGCAACCACCCAATGAAATAACAATAAAAGGTAAAAATCAATACAAATACCCTCACAATTTCGAAAATTCTTTTGTTTACTTCGATTATTTGCCAAAAGAAATTTCTAGGATAAAACAAAAGGAGAGAGTTGCTGCATATTTACCTTCTGATTATGGAACAGAATTAAGGCTTAAAAATCGCTTGGCAGAGCTCTGGAAAAAACCAAGTAAAATAGACAATTTTTAA
- the rplI gene encoding 50S ribosomal protein L9, producing MLVLLQANVPNLGHIGDLVKVKSGYARNFLFPRELAVLADERNKKLLEHQRRQAEMKKQKELAAATELAATISALSLTIQKPVGEEDKIFGTVTTQELADAFRAAGHEIDRRMITIIDEIKLVGVYKGSVKLHPEVSAQFNIWVVAQN from the coding sequence ATGCTCGTACTTTTGCAAGCAAATGTACCAAACTTAGGTCATATTGGTGACCTTGTTAAAGTAAAGTCAGGATATGCTAGAAATTTTCTTTTTCCACGTGAACTCGCTGTTTTAGCGGATGAAAGAAATAAAAAATTGCTTGAGCACCAACGTCGCCAAGCTGAAATGAAGAAGCAAAAAGAACTTGCTGCTGCAACTGAACTTGCTGCAACAATCAGTGCTCTTTCTTTAACTATTCAAAAACCAGTTGGTGAAGAAGATAAAATCTTTGGAACAGTTACAACTCAAGAACTTGCAGATGCATTCCGCGCTGCGGGCCATGAAATTGATCGCCGTATGATTACAATCATCGATGAAATCAAGCTTGTAGGTGTTTATAAAGGCTCTGTTAAGCTTCATCCAGAAGTTTCTGCTCAATTCAATATTTGGGTTGTTGCGCAAAACTAA
- the rpsF gene encoding 30S ribosomal protein S6 has protein sequence MREYEAMIIAKADLPEAELSKMVSKWEAIIGTDGGQVVKKDTWGVRRLAYPINKQNRGNYFVYDVATNQANIHELERVLKLEENVLRSMVIKLADNVNVENRRLELQQQAEAAAQRAAEAAREKAESESLGARRGRDDE, from the coding sequence ATGCGTGAATATGAAGCAATGATCATTGCAAAGGCTGATTTGCCTGAAGCTGAACTATCCAAGATGGTTTCCAAATGGGAGGCTATTATTGGAACTGACGGTGGACAAGTTGTCAAAAAAGACACTTGGGGTGTACGCCGCCTTGCTTATCCAATTAATAAGCAAAATCGTGGAAACTACTTCGTTTATGACGTAGCGACCAATCAAGCAAATATCCACGAGCTTGAACGTGTTTTAAAACTCGAAGAAAATGTTCTTCGTTCCATGGTTATCAAACTTGCAGACAATGTAAATGTTGAAAATCGTCGTTTAGAGCTTCAGCAACAAGCAGAAGCTGCTGCACAAAGAGCTGCAGAAGCTGCTCGTGAAAAAGCTGAATCTGAATCATTAGGTGCTCGTAGAGGCCGTGACGACGAATAA
- a CDS encoding tetratricopeptide repeat protein: MKHLKDARNLLEQGDSGAAMEIIENLLALSPRNMEALRMKSFILDSWGRFDESLAILHSLGKMASEDEPFEDLDRRMEEERESLIYSRLTPEGRWYFQFSPLQMLVSLFGLMGCFLFLITSPTYFDSPGSSLGLALSFVTLVLLPWIVLLSLNFKGVKKILVGLAGIHVFYGVKKISYTWEQMGSVVIEYDTNLNTDYLRMIVYSKSTREALLNFDISRGNSVIRARRHFVRLVLSYIDTVSYVPRGKATDFDRSNNKTNTAA; this comes from the coding sequence ATGAAACATTTAAAAGATGCACGAAATCTATTGGAGCAAGGTGATTCAGGAGCGGCGATGGAGATTATTGAAAATCTTCTTGCTCTTTCTCCTAGGAACATGGAAGCGTTGAGAATGAAATCTTTTATTCTTGATTCTTGGGGGAGGTTTGATGAGTCCTTAGCTATCCTGCATTCTTTAGGAAAAATGGCTTCTGAGGATGAACCTTTTGAAGATTTAGATAGACGAATGGAAGAAGAGCGTGAATCTCTTATTTACAGTCGCCTTACGCCTGAGGGCAGATGGTATTTTCAATTCTCACCCCTGCAAATGCTTGTTTCCTTATTTGGATTGATGGGGTGTTTTTTATTTCTAATTACAAGTCCAACATATTTTGATAGTCCAGGATCTTCACTAGGACTTGCTCTATCTTTTGTTACGTTGGTATTGTTACCTTGGATAGTTTTATTGTCTTTGAATTTTAAAGGTGTAAAGAAAATATTGGTAGGCCTAGCTGGAATTCATGTTTTTTATGGGGTTAAGAAAATATCCTACACATGGGAGCAAATGGGTTCAGTCGTTATTGAATATGATACAAACTTAAATACGGACTATTTACGTATGATTGTTTATTCGAAATCAACACGAGAGGCTCTTCTTAATTTCGATATTTCTAGGGGAAATAGTGTGATACGGGCAAGAAGACATTTTGTTAGACTTGTTCTAAGTTATATCGATACTGTGAGTTATGTTCCAAGAGGAAAAGCTACTGATTTTGATCGCAGCAATAATAAAACAAATACTGCTGCTTAA
- a CDS encoding 2Fe-2S iron-sulfur cluster-binding protein: MSETVTLTIDGKEVTVPKGTSIIEATEILGVEIPRFCWHPGLSVAGVCRFCMVKIEGMPKLQIACNTACTEGMKVITVSDEVKDAHKWALEFHLINHPLDCPICDQAGECELQNYYMKVGRYSSQMDEDKVLKPKALDVGDNLVLDTERCILCSRCVRFEDEVTKTSALGIFNRGDHSVIGTFPNRKIQHNYSYNIVDICPVGAFTAKDFRFKCRVWFLNETKTICPGCSTGCNVTLYEHKNQRQYYRLKPRKNLEVNGHWMCDEGRTMYEHLNATNRLAAPIMQGKHLSWNLISKELKQKLEKVKGNAAKVALVLTPQYTNEEYENILSSLSSILGGLPNIFVWRDSNERVDDFDGILMRGDRNANSKGLAQILEKKAAQAVHLSGDFSPLASASAELVIVFGPEIEKAYSQFATEVSRFAEMANVVYFGTTLNPIAKKFSLTIPTKVFAEKNGTFVNFKGIPQKLKANPLVFPAMKGIEDIFAEMKA, encoded by the coding sequence ATGTCAGAAACTGTTACGCTAACAATTGATGGCAAGGAAGTCACTGTTCCAAAAGGGACTTCTATCATTGAAGCAACAGAAATTTTAGGAGTTGAAATTCCAAGATTTTGTTGGCATCCCGGCCTTTCTGTGGCAGGGGTTTGTCGCTTTTGTATGGTCAAAATTGAAGGTATGCCCAAGCTACAGATTGCGTGCAATACAGCATGCACAGAAGGCATGAAAGTCATCACAGTGAGCGATGAAGTCAAAGATGCGCATAAATGGGCACTTGAATTCCATCTTATCAATCACCCACTCGATTGCCCTATCTGTGATCAAGCCGGTGAGTGTGAGTTACAAAATTATTATATGAAAGTTGGGCGCTATTCTTCTCAAATGGATGAAGATAAAGTACTTAAACCCAAAGCTCTCGATGTTGGGGACAATCTTGTTCTTGATACAGAACGTTGTATTTTATGCTCACGTTGTGTGCGCTTTGAAGATGAAGTCACCAAAACAAGCGCTCTCGGTATTTTCAACCGTGGTGATCACTCAGTGATTGGTACATTTCCAAATAGAAAAATCCAACACAATTATAGTTATAATATTGTTGATATCTGTCCTGTGGGCGCATTTACTGCAAAAGATTTTCGCTTTAAATGTCGTGTTTGGTTTCTTAACGAAACAAAAACAATTTGTCCTGGCTGCTCTACTGGTTGTAACGTTACTTTATATGAGCATAAAAACCAAAGACAATATTATCGCTTAAAACCAAGAAAAAATTTAGAAGTAAATGGCCATTGGATGTGTGATGAAGGCAGAACAATGTATGAACATTTAAATGCCACAAATCGTCTTGCAGCACCTATCATGCAAGGGAAGCATTTATCTTGGAATTTAATCAGTAAAGAATTAAAACAAAAGCTTGAGAAAGTTAAAGGTAATGCAGCAAAAGTGGCATTGGTATTAACTCCTCAGTACACCAATGAAGAATATGAAAATATTTTGTCGTCACTCAGTTCTATTTTAGGTGGTTTACCAAATATTTTTGTTTGGCGTGATAGCAATGAACGAGTTGACGATTTTGATGGAATATTAATGCGTGGTGATCGCAATGCGAATTCAAAAGGTCTTGCACAAATTCTAGAAAAGAAAGCTGCTCAAGCTGTTCATTTAAGTGGGGATTTTTCTCCTCTTGCCTCTGCGAGCGCAGAATTGGTTATCGTTTTTGGACCGGAAATCGAAAAAGCGTATTCACAATTTGCAACAGAAGTTTCGCGCTTTGCTGAAATGGCAAATGTTGTTTATTTTGGTACGACCTTAAATCCAATCGCTAAAAAGTTTTCACTGACGATTCCTACAAAAGTTTTTGCCGAAAAAAATGGAACCTTTGTCAACTTTAAAGGAATTCCGCAAAAGCTAAAAGCGAATCCACTTGTTTTCCCTGCTATGAAGGGAATTGAAGACATTTTTGCAGAAATGAAAGCGTGA
- a CDS encoding NuoI/complex I 23 kDa subunit family protein gives MGYINVSKDPEKSLKNGYLSTTLLGLGQTISVFAKQLFKLEESVTIQWPEVEYKYSERFKGAHFLTKRPDGQVRCTACFLCATNCPAQCINIVAGQAKDNGIEKYPVRFEIDILRCVFCGFCEEACPVDAIRLGPEYSMAGLPEQKWVYTKDYLLNRDEIKKQVGAKQVSKKEENTKDASVISSLPNIHRHSGDGH, from the coding sequence ATGGGATATATTAACGTTTCAAAAGACCCAGAAAAAAGCCTAAAAAATGGTTATTTGTCTACAACTTTGCTTGGTCTTGGACAGACAATTTCCGTTTTTGCAAAACAGCTTTTTAAGTTAGAAGAGTCTGTCACGATTCAATGGCCAGAAGTCGAATATAAGTATTCTGAGCGTTTTAAAGGTGCGCATTTTTTAACAAAAAGGCCAGACGGACAAGTTCGTTGTACAGCTTGTTTTTTATGTGCCACCAATTGCCCTGCACAATGTATAAATATTGTTGCGGGACAAGCAAAAGACAATGGTATTGAAAAATATCCAGTACGTTTTGAAATAGATATTTTGCGCTGTGTATTTTGTGGTTTTTGCGAAGAAGCATGTCCTGTTGATGCAATTCGACTTGGACCAGAATATTCTATGGCAGGTTTACCTGAACAAAAGTGGGTTTACACCAAAGATTATTTATTAAATAGAGATGAAATAAAAAAACAAGTAGGAGCTAAACAGGTTTCGAAAAAAGAAGAAAATACCAAAGATGCTTCTGTTATAAGTTCTCTGCCGAATATTCATCGTCATTCTGGCGATGGTCATTAA
- the nuoF gene encoding NADH-quinone oxidoreductase subunit NuoF, whose protein sequence is MPVIKNEYQGRKPDEFRILLGLEGHPDSRNIKTYIEKSNGYKALEKVLKGGMSSEDVINTVKASGLRGRGGAGFPTGLKWSFVPKGPGEKYLITNFDEGEPGTYKDCYISEVTPHSLVEGKIIASYAIGAQKSYIYIRGEFHNEIRWCQEAIKEAYAAGYLGENIMGSGFTHHMDVYSGAGAYICGEETGLISSLEGKKGQPKLKPPFPAIKGYLGKPTVVNNVESLAVVPWIINNGPDAYKKFGTEKSPGTKLFNVSGPIARPGCYELPLGYPLMRFINEDCGGLIGGKKLKAIIPGGSSAPALTAKECENLTLDYEAIAGAGSMLGSGAIIVIPEDVSMVSVLENLMDFYAHESCGQCTPCREGTGWLYKISKHILKGKGTKTDMDRMYSIANNMRGKTICVLSDAAADPARAIVTKFAHEFEPYLKG, encoded by the coding sequence ATGCCAGTTATTAAGAACGAATATCAAGGGCGTAAACCTGATGAATTTCGTATTTTGCTTGGTCTTGAAGGGCATCCTGATTCAAGAAATATCAAAACATATATTGAAAAAAGCAATGGCTATAAAGCACTCGAGAAAGTTCTCAAAGGCGGAATGAGCTCAGAAGATGTTATAAACACTGTGAAAGCATCGGGTTTACGGGGCCGCGGTGGAGCAGGATTCCCTACGGGTCTTAAGTGGAGTTTTGTGCCAAAAGGACCAGGGGAAAAATATCTGATTACAAACTTCGATGAAGGTGAGCCTGGGACTTATAAGGATTGTTATATTTCTGAAGTCACACCTCATTCTCTTGTTGAAGGAAAAATAATTGCATCTTATGCAATTGGTGCACAGAAAAGTTACATATATATTCGTGGAGAATTCCACAATGAAATCCGTTGGTGCCAAGAAGCTATTAAAGAAGCTTACGCAGCAGGCTACTTAGGAGAAAACATCATGGGATCGGGTTTCACCCATCATATGGATGTTTATTCAGGGGCAGGAGCTTATATCTGTGGTGAAGAAACGGGTCTTATTTCTTCTTTAGAAGGAAAAAAAGGCCAGCCCAAATTAAAGCCTCCTTTTCCAGCTATCAAAGGTTATCTTGGCAAGCCGACTGTTGTGAATAACGTTGAATCTTTAGCAGTAGTGCCATGGATTATTAACAACGGCCCAGATGCGTATAAAAAGTTTGGTACAGAAAAATCACCAGGGACAAAGTTATTTAATGTCAGTGGACCTATCGCAAGACCTGGTTGCTATGAACTTCCTTTAGGCTATCCTCTTATGCGCTTTATCAACGAAGACTGCGGGGGGCTCATTGGCGGTAAAAAACTAAAAGCAATTATTCCGGGGGGCTCCTCAGCTCCTGCTTTGACAGCAAAAGAATGTGAAAACTTAACTCTTGACTATGAAGCCATTGCAGGAGCGGGCTCCATGCTTGGCTCCGGAGCTATCATTGTCATACCTGAAGATGTCAGCATGGTATCTGTTCTTGAGAATTTAATGGATTTTTATGCGCATGAATCCTGTGGGCAATGCACACCTTGTCGTGAAGGAACGGGTTGGCTGTATAAAATTTCAAAACATATTTTAAAGGGCAAAGGGACAAAGACGGATATGGATCGAATGTATTCAATTGCAAATAACATGCGTGGGAAAACAATTTGTGTTCTTTCCGACGCTGCTGCCGATCCTGCTCGTGCCATTGTTACTAAATTTGCACATGAATTCGAACCATATCTTAAAGGGTAA